One Candidatus Roseilinea sp. genomic region harbors:
- a CDS encoding hydroxypyruvate isomerase, with amino-acid sequence MLYTGYADFWFLDSPLPERAARFAALGIRHLDVWAWRSKGALMDELAAACRAHGCVINSTFDEAGGSLTDAHDLPLCLDAWAESLERAQRWGVQHLFMFSEQINPASDARLPHIQGRVKPPARDYTPQQKYANLLEGAARVMELVEKTPIVVWFEALNTYHLHGGITVSTHELAADVVRRIAHPQLRLAFDCYHQQRSAGNLIQGLRDYWGLYDSVHIGDVPTRQEPGTGEINFASIARELRRLGFDGKIGLEFYPSTSEAEALAVVRALFG; translated from the coding sequence GTGCTCTACACCGGCTACGCCGACTTCTGGTTCCTCGACTCCCCGCTGCCCGAGCGCGCAGCGCGGTTCGCCGCGCTGGGCATCCGTCACCTCGACGTGTGGGCCTGGCGCAGCAAAGGCGCGCTGATGGATGAGTTGGCCGCAGCCTGTCGCGCGCACGGCTGCGTGATCAACTCCACTTTCGACGAAGCCGGCGGTTCGCTCACCGATGCGCATGACCTGCCGCTGTGCCTGGACGCCTGGGCCGAGTCGTTGGAGCGCGCACAGCGCTGGGGCGTGCAGCACCTGTTCATGTTCAGCGAGCAGATCAACCCGGCGTCCGACGCCCGGCTGCCGCACATCCAGGGAAGGGTGAAGCCGCCCGCGCGCGACTACACCCCTCAGCAGAAATACGCCAACCTGCTGGAGGGCGCGGCGCGGGTGATGGAACTGGTCGAGAAGACCCCCATCGTGGTGTGGTTCGAGGCGCTGAACACGTATCACCTGCACGGCGGCATTACGGTGAGCACGCACGAGCTGGCCGCCGATGTGGTGCGGCGCATCGCCCATCCGCAACTCCGCCTGGCGTTCGATTGCTACCACCAGCAACGCAGCGCCGGCAACTTGATCCAGGGGCTGCGTGACTACTGGGGGCTGTACGACAGCGTGCACATTGGTGATGTGCCCACGCGTCAGGAGCCGGGCACCGGCGAGATCAACTTCGCCAGCATCGCGCGCGAGCTGCGCCGGCTTGGCTTCGACGGCAAGATCGGCCTGGAGTTTTACCCCTCGACGAGTGAAGCCGAGGCGTTGGCTGTGGTGCGCGCGCTCTTCGGGTGA